The sequence below is a genomic window from Thalassomonas haliotis.
TTACAAGCACAAGGATGTGAATAAATGGTGATGCTCGGGATGAGTTGTCAGTTTATATGCTCCAGGCGCAAACTCACCGGTTAAGTTGATACCCTCTATGAGTTTGTATGTTCAAAATTCCAGCATAAGCCCAGGTTGCTAAAAGTCTTAGTTGCTATGACTCATTTTGGTTATTTTCTTACAAAAAAAGATAAAAACCTGTGATCCAGGCCTTATTCCAGTTGCTCATGTAATAAAAACACACAAAATGTAAAAAAATTACATTTTGTGCTTTACTTTCCTAGAGTGCTTACTCTATAATGAACTTGTTCCTAACGCGAACGCTTGTTGTAATTTTTTGTATATTCTAGCTTTCCTCATAGCTATATGCCGATAGTCTGACTGTCGGCTTTTTTTTGTCCAAAATTCAGTAAAATGCCGGTTTAATGAAAATTGATGTTTTATTACATATATTTGTCAGGCAGGAAAAATAGCAATATCCGTGCTCTATTGCTCAGGCTGGTCTCTGGCCTGCTCACTCTCTTTTTGCTGTAGCCGCTGCAGTGCCTGGGGAAAGTGGTCATCCACCGCTTCTGCTGCGGTAAGCATATTCAGGTGATCGTAATCGAGCTTGTTGCCCGCTTTTTTACTGAGCAGCTGGTAGCTGGCATGTTTCAGGCAAGACTCAGACATAAATAATTTCACATCGCTGCGGTGCCCCAGGCTGAAATCCCGGATGGCGGCAAAATAGTGGATCGGCGGCAGCACCAGGTTTTTAGCAGCCTGGCCGTAATCGAAGTGATCGTCGCTGTCATGCCAGTGATCGTTTTTGACCCAGGAGACACATTGCCTGTGGGTCTTTAAAGTTTCGTTATCGGCGCCGAATTTGAGCTTTTTGGCCGGCAGATAACCAAAAGATTTACTGAGCAGCGGGCTAAAGCGGTTCCAGAAAAATTCTATTTTCAACAGGCGTTCGAGGTTTTTGACCCGGACCCGGCGCTTGCTGCCAAAATAAACGCCGCTGATCACTTTGTCGATCAGCTGGGGAAAGCGCAGCAGCATGGCATTGAGGTAAACCCCGCCCCAGGAGTGGGCTGCCAGGTGCAGTTTGGGCTGCTGGCTGTGCTCAAGAATAAAATTGATGATCGCCGGTAAATCGTGGCAAATGGTTTCGGTTTGGCCATGTAAGCTATGTTTGCTTATTTTGGGCGTGCTTTTGCCGACGCCGCGCAAGTCTGCTACATAGACCTGGTAACCCTGTTTGGCCAGATAGCTGCCGAACCCTTTGCCGCTGGGGTGATAAAAGATGCGGCCGTCTTCGACCATGCCATGCACCATTAATACCGGCAGGCCTTTTTTATCTTGGCTCCCTGACTTGGCTTTATTGATGGACATCAGGTGTAGCCGGCTGCCGCAGGGCAGGGGAAGATAAAGAGATAGATATAACATAACCGTGCTTACCAGGATAAAAATGAAGTGTTCTTTAGTGCCGGGCTTACGGATCACAGCAGCAAAGAACAGGTACTACCAGTTACTATACTGATTGCCGCTAAAAAGCACAATCACCCTATTCGGGTCTTTGCTGCTTATGCTGATGTTATCTCGGGGGAAGCCTGCTATTTTACCTGCCAGCGTAAATTGTCATTAAGAAAAACCGCGACCTGGCGGTCGGCATTGTCTTCCAGATCTTCCTGGTCGTCATCCCAGCCGTGATAGCTGTGGTTGTTGATGGCGGTCAGGTTATAAACCTGGCTGTCGTAGGGGAAGGTTTCCCCCGGGGCGGCATTCTCTATCATCACGTATTCGTCGTTATCGTCAAAATACTCATTAACTGCGTTCAGCAGCTCTTGCTCTGTGTTGATTTGCTCCAGGTTGAGTTCTGTGATGCAGATCTTATCCTTATCTCTGATTTTTATATGCAGCCCCCGGTTATGGGGGCTGTTGAGGGGGTAGCTGACATCCCGGTTAATATTCACCAGCAGTTCAACATCCTGCGCCTTTATCCGGGTGGGGATAATAGTCGTAGCGTGTACTTTATGGCCGCTGTCATCGATTTTGTAACCTAATTCCATGGTTGAAGCTCCTTTGTTATTTCCTCCTTATACTTTAAAGGCTCCGGTGACATCCTGCAATGTGGTGGCCAGTTGTGCCTGCTCAATTGCCGTGGCGGCAATCTGGCTGGCGCCCGTGGTGGAGGCCATAGATTTTTGCTCAATATTGACAACACTTTTAGCCACTTCCTGGCTCACGGTTGCCTGTTCTTCTACCGAAAAGGCAACTTGATTGATCATTTCAAAAATGCCGCTGACAGACTCGCTGATCTCCTTCAGGCTTTGTTCTACTTTCATAGAGCCTTCAACGGCCTGGCTGGCTTTGCCTTTACTGGACTCAATGACACTGAAAGCGGAATTGACGTCGGTTTGCAATGAACCGATAAAGCTTTCTATTTCTGTGGTGGATTCCTGGGTGCGTTGTGCCAGGGTTCTGACTTCATCGGCAACCACAGCAAAACCACGCCCTTGCTCTCCGGCCCTGGCTGCTTCAATGGCGGCATTCAGGGCCAGCAGGTTAGTCTGTTCTGCCACGGATTTGATCACATCAACCACTTGGGTAATATTGGTGCTGCTTTGATGTAATTTCGTCATTCTTTCCGTTAAATGATTGATTTCATTCGCAAGGCTTTCAATTGCCTGGTAAGACTCCTGTACAACCTGAACCCCTTGCTGTGCCTGTTCATCGCTGGCTTTGGCCGAGTCTGCCGCAAGCTGGGTATTGGCGGCCATTTCATTGGCATTTGAGGACAGTTCTTCGACTGCGGTGGCGATAACGCCGAGTTCGTCCTGCTGCTCTGCCATGGCGTTTGAATTATGCTCGCAGGTGGTCGAGGTTTGTTGTGCGGTGGCGGCCAGGGAAGATGTTGAGGATGAAATCTCTCTGATGGCGGCGGTAAATTTCCCCAGGGTGAGATTAAGGTTTGAAGATATTTGTCCCAATTCGCTTTTATTGGACAGTTTTGCCTGTACCGTCAGGTCATTGTTGTTCCTGACCTGGGTCATCACTGTGGTCAGGTCAACGACACCTGCGCTTAATTCCTTGATAATGTAGATGCTTATACCGCTTGCGGCCACAATCAGTACGGTGCTGAGTAAAATATTCAGCAGCATGGATTGTTTGGCGTCATCCCTGACGGTATTGGTCAATGACATCAGCGAGTCGCTGAGCTGGTTTTCAATTTTTTTCAGTTGGCCGATGCGATTGGTCGATTGGGTAAACCAGTGTTTAGCATCGACGGTAAAGGGAGAGGAGTTTTGGTTGGCAATGGCTCTTAAGCGGGTAACCTCTTTGACCGCGGGATTATCCAGCTGCTGCTGATAAAAGCGCTGATTTTCGGGATTGGTAAAGGCGTTAAAATTGCTGAAGTAAATGTTTTGTTCCGATACCAGGGTGATAAATTTTGCCAACAGGCCATCAGCGAAATGGCCGCGGGAAAAGGTGTTGCTCAATACCGCCCGCTCGACACCGGCCCTTTCTTTTCCTTCTAAAAAGTTATAATAGGCAATGGTTTCCCGGGTTACTTCAGGATGCGAGCTGATTTTTGCAATCAGGGGGGAAACACTGATCAATGCTTTGTTCAGGTTGCCAAAAAACCTTAGTACTTCTGATATCTGAATTGCTTGAGTATCGACTCTACGCCTGAGTTGGCGCAGCTGCTCAAGCCGGTCGACTATGTCTGAATTTAACAAATTGACTTGTCGCTGGAATTGGTTGTCTTGCCAATAACGGCTGTGCTGATCAATTTTGGAGTCTGTAACTTCTCTTTGCTGGCTGAGTTCAGTGGCAAACCGTTTTCCCTTTGAACCGAGGAAGACCGCAGACATGCCGCGTTCTTTTTGCAGTTCATGCACCAGTTCGCTGTAAACCACGGAAAGTTGAGCGAGCCGGGTCAGCTGTGAAGCTTCATTTGTGGTGGCGGCGCTTTGAATTATAGAGGAAAGGCTAAACCATAAGAAACCCAGCAAGGGCAGGGTTAACAGCATGATGATTTTGAGCTTAAACGAAATATCTGAAAATTTCATATGAATCCCTTCTATCCGTTGGTGTTGTTGATCTTAGCGAAACGGGTCGACAGCCGTATCTGACCCATGCTAAATGCAAGTTTAGTTGGTATTTGCCATTTGAGGTAATGAGTTGGCTTGTTCTTTGTCTGTTTCAGAGTCGCTTTTGCCTAACCTGCTTAATTTATTGCTTTTTAATTGCTGTTGAAAAATTTTTTATTAAAAGTTGCCAATAATTTAACCCCATTTGCCCTGGTTATGCGTTTAACCTATAAGCAAGCATAACAGCCGGGGGCTTGCCGTGTGATCACACCTCGCTTGATGTTTCAGGGAAATAAACATCATGAGCTAATCAAGTTAACAAGATTTACGAGGAATCAGCATGAAAAGAACAATTGTCTTAATGCCGCTAGCGGGAATGATAACCTTTGGTTTATTTGCCTTTATGGCTTTTTTAATCCGCAATGATCAGCTTACTCCTATTGTGGAGGAGCCTGTGCCTGTGATTGAGGTGGCGCAAACTCCGGAAGATTCAGAGGTGGAAACGAAGCCGAAAACAGTATTGCAGCCGCCGGTGCCGCCAACGCCTATGCCGAGAAGCAAGGTGATGCCGACTCAGGCGGGCATGGACACTGGTTTTGTCTACCAGCCGGCGACGCTTGATTTAGGAAACAGCGTCAGTACCGGTATTTTTGACGGCGCCCCTGATACCGATGCCAGGCCGATAGTACAGATCCCGCCTAAATATCCGATGGCGGCCCTGAGCAGCGGTACTGAAGGTTGGGTATTGCTGGCTTTTGATATCAACCCCTTGGGCGGGGTAGAAAATGTTAAAGTGCTGGAGGCAAATCCTAAGCGGATTTTTAACCAGGCGGCGAAGCAGGCATTAAGAAAGTGGAAGTATCGTGCTAAATTAGTCGACGGTACGGCTGTGGCGCAGAAGAACCTGACGGTGCAATTAGATTTTAATATGGAAACCTGATTTGAAGTTACCTGCAAAAATAAGGGGTTGGTTTAATCCAAGTGCCAACCCTGAAAAATTATGGGCTCATTATATTGCCACCAATAACAAGCAGTCGCTGGCGTTATTGGTGGAGCAATTTAACCTGCCGCTTTATCACTACTTAGTAAGCCAGTCGGATAAAGAGTTGGCGCAAGATGTACTGCAAACCAGCTGGTTAAAGGTTATGAAGGTAACGCAAAGCAGCAAAGCACATACCAATATTAAAAGCTGGCTGTTCGCCATTGCCCGTAATACGCTGATCGATGAACTTCGCCGTCGGCAAAGGTGGCAATGGCAGGATGTTGAACAGCAGTTGTTAACGGGTGAGTCACTGGAAAAAGAATATGAATTTAGCGATAGGCTGGTTAAATTTAACCGGGTGGTTGACCAGCTGCCTTTTTTTCAGCGGGAAGTGTTTATTCTCCAGCAGGAAGGTTTTTCCCTGTTGGAAATTTGTCAGCTGACCGATGAAAGTTTTGAAACGGTGAAAAGCCGTTTACGTTATGCCCGGAGCAATATTAAAAAACTAATGGGGCCTGAGCTATGAAGGGGGCGGAGAACACATTTGCCAAGGGTCAAGGTAAAGACATGAACAATGACAGCGAACAAGGGGGGCTGGCTTTTGAGCAGGAAATACACGCCCTGTACCGGCAGAGGAAAAATCAGTTGCAGCCTCCTGAGATCAAGTTATCCGGACAAGGCTTGTCCCGTCGGTATTACCTTGCCTGGATGCGGCCCCTGATGCTCTTATTGAGCGGCGGTGTTATCTCTTTTGGCTTGATGGCGCTGGTGAGCCATTTTGCCGGTCATCAGCTGCAAACTCAGGTTTTGCCGGAGTCGGAGCAAAGCATAATCCAGCTGGCACCCGAGCCTGAACCAGAGGAGCAGCAAGCCGTGATTGCGGTTGCAGCACCTTTGCCGCCAAAAATTGTGCCTCAGCCGCCTGAAGTTTCACCGGCACTGGCGGCGGAGCGCCACCAGCAAGTAGATAACAGCGGGGAATTTAACTGGCAGGTAAATATCGGCCAGGAAACAGCTTTGCCTGAGCTTGAGCGGCCGGGAATGATATTAACTCCCACCTATAAAGTGATGCCGGCATATTCGCTAAAAGCGCGGAAAAAAGGACAGCAAGGGGAGGTGAAGCTTGGCTATAAAATCAATCAAGCCGGACAAGTCACTGATATTGTGGTGATAGATGCCAGCGTTGACCGTGAGCTACAAAAATTGTCCCGCCAGGCTCTGGCCAAATGGCGTTATCAGGCAGGAAGCGATGCAGGGCGGCAACACCAGGTGGTTTTTGAATTTAAGCTCAATGACGGTTAGTTGAAACCAGGCACAAGCAGATGGGTAAATAGAAGATAAGCAAATAGCTGGCGGTCGATAACAGCTAAAAAATTATTAAGCTTTTGAAAATAAAATTAATCAGTAAGGATTACATTATGCGTATATTAGTAGGTTTATGTCTGGCTATGTTCAGCTTTTCATCTTTGGCGGCAGCAATCCCGGACTCGCCCCATGTGTATGTGAAAGGCCGGGGGCAAATTTCAGTTTTGCCGGATCTCGCGGAGATCTCTTTTTCCGTGATCCGCCGCCACAGCGATTTAATTCAGGCAAAAAAAGAAGCCGATACCTTATCCGCCAACATCATTAAAATTGCCGAAGAGTATGAAATTGCCAAAGAAGATATTTCCGCGTCAGAGCTGTTTATCCAGCAAGAAATGAAATATGACCGTGAAACCGGAAAGCAAGTGATCACCGGCTTTAAGGTCAGCCGGAATATCCAGTTTTATCTTAAGAAAATTGATGTTTACTCTCGTTTGATGCAAAGCCTGGTGAATGCCGGTATTACCCAGATAAACGGCATCCAGATGATGGCGTCCAATGCCGAAGACCTGCAAAAGCAAGCGCAGAAACTGGCTATTGCCGATGCCAGGGCGGCGGCAGAAGAGCTGGCTGACGGTTTTGAAGTGAAAATAGCCAGGCTTTACCGGGCCGCCAAAGAGCCGATCCGCGGAGAACAGCCTTATGCCACCATGGAGCGCATGAGGGATTCGGCGCCTGCCAATATAGTTGAAGGGGCGTTTGAACCCGGCTCTATTACCATAGAGCAGGTGGTTTATGCGGTATACCTGATCGAATAAGGGATTGGTCCGGTTATGGTGAAATTGTTATAACCGGATCCTGATGTCTGGCAAAGCTGTTTATCGGCAAGCTGTAACTTCCTGTTAAATTAAGCAGCTGAACCGAATAAATAACAACCAGTTAAATGTGTTGTAACTGTAAGTATTATTTACAATTATTTTACTGATGTTTTTGCTCTTATATTTAGGTGCTTGTTTTTATTGTTCTTTTTATTTATGGCATTGAAGTTGCCTTGGTGTGATTAAAATGAAACTAAAAGGTTAATCTTTTTGGTTTGTAGTCAATTTTATAAAAATAAAGGAACGTCCAGTGAAAAAATTATTTGCCTTAGTTGCCGTATTAGGTTTGAGTAGCCAAGTTAATGCCACCCCGATTGATTTGAGTAACTGGACAGAAACCCCGGGCGGTGACTGGACATTAGCAGCCGACGGCTCCAGCGTATTTCAGTCCACCAACGGTCAGCCAACCTATTTTTTGAGTGAAAATACTTACATCAATACAGAATTCAACGGCACTTTTGGCGTTGAAACCAGCAGCGATGACGACTATATAGGTTTTGTTTTTGGCTATAACAACAGTGATGACTATTTGTTATTTGACTGGAAGCAAGGAGAGCAATCTTCTGCCTATTCAGGTTTTACCCTGTCACAAATCAGCGGGTCTAACGTAGATTTATGGAGGCATTCCGGCAGTGACCTTACTGTACTGGCATCCGATTACACCACTCGGGACAGTTTCAAAGGCTGGTTGGATAATACCAGTTATAACTTCACCCTGGATTTCACCAGTTCCGGTATTCGTATTGATATCGATGGCAGCACTATATTTGATGTCGACGGTTCGTTCAGTGACGGCAAATTTGGTTTTTATAATTATTCACAATCACAGGTCCGTTACAGCGGTTTTGAAGAAACTGTGAGTGAAACTGTGCCTGAGCCTTCTACTTTGGCTATATTTGCTTTAGGTATTATGGGGCTGGCTGTGCGTCGTTTCAGAAAATAATCCGATATTTATTTTCTGTCAAAAAAAGCACTTTAGGTGCTTTTTTTGTGTGACTTCGGCGGACAACTTTATTAAAGGCAGATGCTATAAAATAAGCCAGGGTCAGCTCTGAACATAAAACACGCCCGAATGAAATAAGAGCAGCACTCCGAACACTAAGATACGCAACCAATTGAGGTCATATTCCGCTTGGTTTACTGTTGCTGCGCTTTTACGCTTTTGGGGCTTTAAAGTACGCCTTTGCTGGTGAGTGATTCAGTGAGTGCTAATAGTAGAAAATGGCGGAGAAATCAGACCGGGGCTGCATTTAATATTTATGTCAACCCTTGTTACCCCGGGAGTACTGAAAAAGAGGGATTGTTGGCCTGTTACAGGGCAACAACAGGTAACGCAAACATAGCCAGTCACAGGTAAAAATCTTGCCGTCGCTTGCAAAAATACGCTGCTTAGCCAATAGCCGCTAACACATTGTCAGGTTTCCACCTTGGCATTTTCCAGATGTTGAATTCCCCATGTGTGCAGGGCATTGATTACAGGGACTAATGTTTTTCCATAGGGGGTCATAGAGTACTCAACTTTGGGCGGTATTTCCGGGTAGACCGTTCTCAATATTAAATTATCGGCTTCTAATTCCCGAAGCTGTTTGGTCAGCATTCGTTGGGTGATGTCTGGCATCAAGCGACGCAGTTCGTTAAAACGATGTGTTTTAGTAAGCAAATGATAAAGAATGACTCCTTTCCACTTCCCTCCTATGGTATCCAGTGTCGCCTCAACAGGACAACCTAAGTTGCAATTATAATCGCTGTGTTTCATCTTTTTTCACCTCACGGTATACAAAAAGGTACTATATACCAAAAATGTGCGTACTTATATTTATCGTGTATATACATTATCCTGGCAATACTTTAATAGCCAAGGTGAATTATGAAAACACTCGTTATCTTTGCACATTCTGATGTCAAAAATTCCTCTATAGCAAACAGCATAATTATCGACAAATTAAAAACAATTAATGATGTTGAAATCAGGGATCTCTACCAGTGCTATCCGGATTTTAAAATTAATGTTGAGGCTGAGCAGCAGGCGATGATTAGGGCTGATGTTGTTTTGTTTCAGTACCCTTTTCACTGGTACAGCGTACCCGGCATTCTAAAGGAGTGGATAGATAGGGTTTTCGTACGCGGATTTGCTTATGGCTCGGAAAGAAAGTTAGATGGAAAAGAGTTCCTTGTTTCAACCACTATTGGCGGGCCAAAAGAAAGTTATAACAAGGGGGGAAGTAATACTTTTACAGTACGGGAGTTTTTAAAACCGCTAGAACAAATAGCCTGTTTTACCGGCATGAAATTCAACAAACCGATAACCTCTCACAGTATGGTATTTATACCCGGTGGAGAAACCACTAAAAAAGAAATAGAGCAAAGAGTAGCACAGCATGCCGAAACCATAATAGCGCTTTTAAGTGATCTTTCTGCACAATATGATGGTGCATAAGTCACTGTAAAAAATGATAAAGTCAGCGGTCGTAATTATGTCGGGCGTTGGGCACAATAATCAGAACTTTTTGGTGAAGGTTCTATAAACCAAGAATAACTTTAGGAGAAAATAACTTTGAAGTTTTCAATATTCTTTCTTATGGGCTTGGGCTTGTTTGCGAATAGCGCAGCGGCAGAAGAAGTTAAGCTAAACGAGGAGCTTAACATTTATTATGAGCAAGCCGGGAGTGGCGATACAACGATTATATTTATCCCCGGCTGGATGATGTCAACGGATGTATTCGAACATCAAATCGCACATTTCAAAAATTCGACCAGATATCGGGCACTGGCCTTTGATCCTCGCGGGCAAGGTAAATCATCAAAAACGCTAGAAGGACACACATATCAGCAGCACGCCCGGGATTTGGCCAAAATGATTGAGAAATTAGGGCTGAATAAGATCATACTTGCAGGTTGGTCATATGGGGTAACTGAGCAGTTGGCGTACTTAAATCAATTTGGCAGCGATAAACTCAAAGCCATGATTATGATAGATACCGGGCCAGATATAACGGGAGCGAGCCGCGAGGAGTGGGTTTGGTACTTAAATGACGATTCTGACGGCTATGCAAGGTCATTTACCGAAGGCATTATCGAGAACCGTGAAAAGGTAGTGACAGAATTCGCCAAGTGGATGCTGGAGGACCCGTCACCGGAGAATGTTGCCTGGGTATCTGAAATAGCCAGCCACACTTCCAGTAGTGTCGCATCGATTCAAAATGCTACTGGATTCTACCTCGATTATAGTCGTGACCTGGCCGCACTGGAGGGGAAAATCCCTTTGTTATACATTGTCCGCGAAGAGGTAAAAAAAATTGCAGATAAGTGGATAAAGTCTAATACCCCGTCTGCGACAGCCGTTTATATGGGTAAGCACATGATGTTTTGGGAAAGGCCTGATGAGTTTAACAAGGCTCTTGATGAGTTTCTTTCAAAGATAGATGCAAAATAGGCTATTTTTAACTTTAAGATTATTTATTAGAGCAAAGACTTTACTTTTGTAGAGTAACAACTCTATAATGATCCTGTTCCGAAAAGAACGCCTGTTGTAATAATTTGTATATTCTAGCTTTCCCCATAGCTAAATACGCCGGTGATATTTGTCACCGGTTTTTTTATGTCTGTAAAAAGTGCTTTTTCTTTGCTTGTTTGAAACCTGGCCGGGTGGGAGCTTTACTGTTTTGGCCGGAGGGGGAGCGAGGTCACCGCCTGCGTTGTCATCAGGCGGTGCAAGGCTAGGATTGCCGTTAAACTTCTATTGCTTGTTCGTCTTCATTTTCACCTTCAGTAAAATCATCCTCGAACCACTGGCAAATAATGTTATTCGCCTGTTCGACCCCGGTGCGCTTCAATGAGGAGAAAGCCATTACCTGGATATCGGCATTTAATGCGGCAAGTTTTTTTCTTACCTGTAATACTTCACTGTTGCGTTTGCCCTGCTTTAGTTTGTCGGCCTTGGTTAACAGCGCCAGTACCGGCAGCTCGCTGTCGGCAGCCCACTGGATCAGGTCCATATCGAGATCTTTTAACGGATGACGGATATCCATTAATACCACTAACCCTTTAAGGCTTTCGCGTTTTTGCAGGTATTCCCCCAGGGCTTTTTGCCATTTCTTTTTCATTTCCAGCGGTACTTTGGCGAAACCGTAACCGGGCAAATCCACCAGGCGTTTGTTTTCAGCGATTTCAAAGACATTGATCAGCTGGGTACGGCCGGGGGTTTTACTGGTTCTGGCCAGGCTTTTTTGCCGGGTCAGGGTATTGAGGGCGCTGGATTTTCCGGCATTGGATCGGCCAGCAAAGGCTACTTCGATACCGCCTTCAGCGGGTAAACTGCGAATATCGGGGGCGCTGATGGTGAAAGTGGCTTTTTGTAGATTAATGGCTGACGATGACAAGGGATTATCCAATTACAATTGCAAAAAACGCTATTATATCTTTTTTTTGCCGGTAAATAATGCAATTCCCTTAGAAATACTGTGAGTTTTTTTTCTACTGCCGTTACACGCGGGGCATATTCGTGTAAAATGCTGCCACTTTTTTATCATATTATTATCAAATTACCGGAAATTGTCCGGCTATTTGATCAACCGGAAGCAGAGAACCAGTTAATGAAAAAGATTATTTTTTCACTATTGTTCGGGTTAAGCCTGATAAATGTTGCATCAGCAGCAGGTAATGCGGAAGCGGGTAAAGCAAAATCAGCTATGTGTGCCGCTTGTCATGGCCCCACGGGGATTGGCGCCGCTCCTAACTATCCTAACCTTGCCGGTCAGCACGCCGACTATATCGTTAAGCAGCTGAAAGCCTTTAAAGACGGCAGCAGGAAAGATCCGGTAATGGCGCCTATGGCCGCCGGTTTATCCGAAGCCGATATGGCGGATTTGGGTGCATACTTTTCAGCGCAAAGCCGCAGCGGAGCCGAAGCGGAAACTGCCGCCACCGGAACCGGCGCAGCACCGGCAGCGCCTGCCGCCCCGGCTTTTGTGCCTGATCCCCTGGTAGGTAAAGGTTTGTATGAATTCGGTGATAATTCCCGCACTATTGTTGCTTGTATCAACTGTCACGGTAAAGACGGTAACAGCGACGTTTTAGTTAACCCTAACCTGTCGAAGCAGCATTCCCAGTATATTGAGAAGCAGCTGAAAAACTTCAGATCTAAAGATCGTGTTAACCTGGCGATGAATACCTTCACCGAAAATATGACGGATGAAGATATTGCCAATATCGGCGCTTATTTTGCCGACACTAAAGCCGTTGCCCACCAGCAGGGCAGAAAGCCGGTTGCTCCTTTAGCCCTGGCCGCCGATGTTGCCGCGGGTAAAGCCAAAGCGGCGACTTGTACCGCCTGTCACGGCGCCGACGGTAATGCCCTGGTGCCTATGTACCCTAAACTGGCGGGACAAAGTGCTACTTATATTGCCAAACAGCTGGCCGATTTTAAAGCGGGCGGCAGTACAGGTCGTAACGACCCTGTGATGGCCCCTATGGCAGCCGCATTATCCGAGCAGGATATGCAGGAATTGGCCAGCTACTTCTCGGCGCAGAAAGTTAGCCCGGGTAACGGCAAGGCTGATGAAGCCGGTAAAAAATTATACTTAGGCGGTGACGATGAGCGTGAAATTACCGCTTGTGTTGCCTGTCACGGCATCAAAGGTGAAGGCATGACTTATGCCGGTTTCCCTGCGATTGGCGGACAAAGTGTTGAGTACCTGACCAGCCAGCTGGAGAAATTCCGCACCGGTGAGCGTGCCAACGACAAGAACGGCATGATGCGTAATATCGCCGTGAACCTGTCT
It includes:
- the yihA gene encoding ribosome biogenesis GTP-binding protein YihA/YsxC, encoding MSSSAINLQKATFTISAPDIRSLPAEGGIEVAFAGRSNAGKSSALNTLTRQKSLARTSKTPGRTQLINVFEIAENKRLVDLPGYGFAKVPLEMKKKWQKALGEYLQKRESLKGLVVLMDIRHPLKDLDMDLIQWAADSELPVLALLTKADKLKQGKRNSEVLQVRKKLAALNADIQVMAFSSLKRTGVEQANNIICQWFEDDFTEGENEDEQAIEV
- a CDS encoding alpha/beta fold hydrolase — translated: MKFSIFFLMGLGLFANSAAAEEVKLNEELNIYYEQAGSGDTTIIFIPGWMMSTDVFEHQIAHFKNSTRYRALAFDPRGQGKSSKTLEGHTYQQHARDLAKMIEKLGLNKIILAGWSYGVTEQLAYLNQFGSDKLKAMIMIDTGPDITGASREEWVWYLNDDSDGYARSFTEGIIENREKVVTEFAKWMLEDPSPENVAWVSEIASHTSSSVASIQNATGFYLDYSRDLAALEGKIPLLYIVREEVKKIADKWIKSNTPSATAVYMGKHMMFWERPDEFNKALDEFLSKIDAK
- a CDS encoding c-type cytochrome, translated to MKKIIFSLLFGLSLINVASAAGNAEAGKAKSAMCAACHGPTGIGAAPNYPNLAGQHADYIVKQLKAFKDGSRKDPVMAPMAAGLSEADMADLGAYFSAQSRSGAEAETAATGTGAAPAAPAAPAFVPDPLVGKGLYEFGDNSRTIVACINCHGKDGNSDVLVNPNLSKQHSQYIEKQLKNFRSKDRVNLAMNTFTENMTDEDIANIGAYFADTKAVAHQQGRKPVAPLALAADVAAGKAKAATCTACHGADGNALVPMYPKLAGQSATYIAKQLADFKAGGSTGRNDPVMAPMAAALSEQDMQELASYFSAQKVSPGNGKADEAGKKLYLGGDDEREITACVACHGIKGEGMTYAGFPAIGGQSVEYLTSQLEKFRTGERANDKNGMMRNIAVNLSKKDIAALTQYMSSLK